A stretch of Brassica napus cultivar Da-Ae chromosome C6, Da-Ae, whole genome shotgun sequence DNA encodes these proteins:
- the LOC106405214 gene encoding uncharacterized protein At4g04775-like — protein sequence MPKTCRCGEEAVIKTSGTAKNLGGSSIVVHMDPKSVVFVKDKYHLFKWTDESMVEEIKDINVMLSDVKGDISYLKGEVVGLKKKLEGMKKVIVELEKDRIDCINELKSMKNM from the exons ATGCCAAAAACATGTCGATGTGGTGAAGAGGCAGTGATTAAAACATCTGGAACGGCTAAAAACTTGGGAGGCTCTTCCATTGTTGTCCATATGGATCCGAAGAG TGTTGTATTTGTGAAGGACAAGTACCATCTTTTCAAATGGACAGACGAGAGTATGGTGGAAGAGATTAAAGATATTAATGTTATGCTAAGTGATGTAAAAGGAGACATATCATACTTAAAAGGTGAAGTAGTTGGACTCAAGAAGAAGCTTGAAGGAATGAAGAAAGTGATTGTCGAGTTGGAGAAAGATAGGATTGACTGCATCAACGAGTTAAAGTCGATGAAGAATATGTAA
- the LOC106402482 gene encoding UPF0725 protein EMB2204 isoform X2, producing the protein MEIGGETIVPWLTTEKGTSNYSQILRESKGFDSCNNQYFPCRSFVRLYAKMGLHGYNLFQGKNLQFSGVNRYNNSLRPAASSYYITLEAKDPTIGLVQTFQTTVSEVSFGELILSCKVARPYGETNTIHIGEENKRNNQMHISLLGRMMPKLPQHNPFQKTNRSYVLNKSELQDHDCISLYLELAIATTHRHSSRDPDLSNLEILEVAIESTQDLEPSEALGSASDAIFYIRYKDLSRVKSDVDCIAIVRRICHEQTGTFRLVGKTISQKNKSSRTSILLRRRLGLYNPWRLSSPRLAQGKRNRVVVLARLRHFHKSVRQVK; encoded by the exons ATGGAGATAGGGGGAGAGACGATAGTGCCGTGGCTCACAACAGAAAAGGGCACGTCTAACTATAGTCAAATACTGAGGGAATCCAAG GGATTCGATAG CTGTAATAATCAATATTTTCCTTGTCGTTCCTTTGTCCGCCTTTATGCTAAGATGGGTCTTCATGGTTACAATTTGTTCCAg GGGAAAAACTTACAGTTCAGTGGCGTAAACAGATACAACAACTCCCTTCGTCCTGCAGCTTCATCTTACTACATAACCTTGGAAGCTAAGGATCCAACTATTGGTTTGGTTCAGACTTTTCAGACCACTGTTTCTGAAGTAAGTTTTGGCGAATTGATTTTGAGCTGCAAAGTTGCTAGACCTTATG GGGAAACCAATACAATCCACATAGGTGAGGAAAACAAGAGAAACAATCAAATGCATATCAGCCTCCTCGGACGTATGATGCCTAAATTGCCGCAACATAATCCTTTccaaaaaacaaatcgatcttACGTG CTAAATAAATCAGAGCTACAAGACCATGATTGTATCTCTCTGTATCTTGAACTTGCAATTGCCACAACTCATAGGCACTCTAGCCGCGATCCTGATCTGTCCAACTTGGAGATTCTAGAAGTTGCTATAGAATCCACGCAAGACCTGGAGCCGAGTGAGGCACTTGGCAGCGCCAGTGATGCAATTTTCTACATAAGGTACAAGGACTTGTCTCGTGTTAAAAGTGATGTCGATTGCATTGCTATAGTTAGAAGAATCTGCCATGAGCAGACGGGAACCTTCAGACTCGTGGGCAAGACGATATCACAGAAGAATAAGAGTTCGCGTACGTCAATTTTATTAAGGCGGCGTTTAGGCCTCTACAATCCATGGCGGTTATCTAGTCCTAGGCTGGCTCAAGGCAAAAGAAACCGTGTCGTTGTGCTGGCTCGACTCCGCCATTTTCACAAGAGTGTCCGCCAAGTTAAATGA
- the LOC106402482 gene encoding UPF0725 protein At3g25080 isoform X3, with protein MEIGGETIVPWLTTEKGTSNYSQILRESKGKNLQFSGVNRYNNSLRPAASSYYITLEAKDPTIGLVQTFQTTVSEVSFGELILSCKVARPYGETNTIHIGEENKRNNQMHISLLGRMMPKLPQHNPFQKTNRSYVLNKSELQDHDCISLYLELAIATTHRHSSRDPDLSNLEILEVAIESTQDLEPSEALGSASDAIFYIRYKDLSRVKSDVDCIAIVRRICHEQTGTFRLVGKTISQKNKSSRTSILLRRRLGLYNPWRLSSPRLAQGKRNRVVVLARLRHFHKSVRQVK; from the exons ATGGAGATAGGGGGAGAGACGATAGTGCCGTGGCTCACAACAGAAAAGGGCACGTCTAACTATAGTCAAATACTGAGGGAATCCAAG GGGAAAAACTTACAGTTCAGTGGCGTAAACAGATACAACAACTCCCTTCGTCCTGCAGCTTCATCTTACTACATAACCTTGGAAGCTAAGGATCCAACTATTGGTTTGGTTCAGACTTTTCAGACCACTGTTTCTGAAGTAAGTTTTGGCGAATTGATTTTGAGCTGCAAAGTTGCTAGACCTTATG GGGAAACCAATACAATCCACATAGGTGAGGAAAACAAGAGAAACAATCAAATGCATATCAGCCTCCTCGGACGTATGATGCCTAAATTGCCGCAACATAATCCTTTccaaaaaacaaatcgatcttACGTG CTAAATAAATCAGAGCTACAAGACCATGATTGTATCTCTCTGTATCTTGAACTTGCAATTGCCACAACTCATAGGCACTCTAGCCGCGATCCTGATCTGTCCAACTTGGAGATTCTAGAAGTTGCTATAGAATCCACGCAAGACCTGGAGCCGAGTGAGGCACTTGGCAGCGCCAGTGATGCAATTTTCTACATAAGGTACAAGGACTTGTCTCGTGTTAAAAGTGATGTCGATTGCATTGCTATAGTTAGAAGAATCTGCCATGAGCAGACGGGAACCTTCAGACTCGTGGGCAAGACGATATCACAGAAGAATAAGAGTTCGCGTACGTCAATTTTATTAAGGCGGCGTTTAGGCCTCTACAATCCATGGCGGTTATCTAGTCCTAGGCTGGCTCAAGGCAAAAGAAACCGTGTCGTTGTGCTGGCTCGACTCCGCCATTTTCACAAGAGTGTCCGCCAAGTTAAATGA
- the LOC106402482 gene encoding UPF0725 protein EMB2204 isoform X1, producing MEIGGETIVPWLTTEKGTSNYSQILRESKGFDSCSLLLPCIFTVQENICNNQYFPCRSFVRLYAKMGLHGYNLFQGKNLQFSGVNRYNNSLRPAASSYYITLEAKDPTIGLVQTFQTTVSEVSFGELILSCKVARPYGETNTIHIGEENKRNNQMHISLLGRMMPKLPQHNPFQKTNRSYVLNKSELQDHDCISLYLELAIATTHRHSSRDPDLSNLEILEVAIESTQDLEPSEALGSASDAIFYIRYKDLSRVKSDVDCIAIVRRICHEQTGTFRLVGKTISQKNKSSRTSILLRRRLGLYNPWRLSSPRLAQGKRNRVVVLARLRHFHKSVRQVK from the exons ATGGAGATAGGGGGAGAGACGATAGTGCCGTGGCTCACAACAGAAAAGGGCACGTCTAACTATAGTCAAATACTGAGGGAATCCAAG GGATTCGATAGCTGTAGTTTGCTACTACCATGCATTTTTACAGTACAAGAGAACATCTGTAATAATCAATATTTTCCTTGTCGTTCCTTTGTCCGCCTTTATGCTAAGATGGGTCTTCATGGTTACAATTTGTTCCAg GGGAAAAACTTACAGTTCAGTGGCGTAAACAGATACAACAACTCCCTTCGTCCTGCAGCTTCATCTTACTACATAACCTTGGAAGCTAAGGATCCAACTATTGGTTTGGTTCAGACTTTTCAGACCACTGTTTCTGAAGTAAGTTTTGGCGAATTGATTTTGAGCTGCAAAGTTGCTAGACCTTATG GGGAAACCAATACAATCCACATAGGTGAGGAAAACAAGAGAAACAATCAAATGCATATCAGCCTCCTCGGACGTATGATGCCTAAATTGCCGCAACATAATCCTTTccaaaaaacaaatcgatcttACGTG CTAAATAAATCAGAGCTACAAGACCATGATTGTATCTCTCTGTATCTTGAACTTGCAATTGCCACAACTCATAGGCACTCTAGCCGCGATCCTGATCTGTCCAACTTGGAGATTCTAGAAGTTGCTATAGAATCCACGCAAGACCTGGAGCCGAGTGAGGCACTTGGCAGCGCCAGTGATGCAATTTTCTACATAAGGTACAAGGACTTGTCTCGTGTTAAAAGTGATGTCGATTGCATTGCTATAGTTAGAAGAATCTGCCATGAGCAGACGGGAACCTTCAGACTCGTGGGCAAGACGATATCACAGAAGAATAAGAGTTCGCGTACGTCAATTTTATTAAGGCGGCGTTTAGGCCTCTACAATCCATGGCGGTTATCTAGTCCTAGGCTGGCTCAAGGCAAAAGAAACCGTGTCGTTGTGCTGGCTCGACTCCGCCATTTTCACAAGAGTGTCCGCCAAGTTAAATGA